One Williamwhitmania taraxaci genomic window, GTTCCCATTCCTTGTTTGGTTACTGTTAATGCTACCGCACCCGAGTGCCGACCACGGAACGCAAAGTTTGTGATGAAATACAAACATGCTCGCACAGTAACTGAGTTGCAGGAATCTACCGAGGATTATGCAATGGAACTTCAAAACCGGGACTACCTTCGTATCACCGAATGGGGAGTTGTAGATGTAAATGCCGATTCAGAACAACTAGGGTTGTCAGGTTCACCTACAAAGGTTAAGAAGATAGAGAATGTAGTCTTTGTAGCCAAAGAATCGAAAAGGCTCAGCGCTACCGACGAGGAGATGGAATGGCTCATGAAAGAGCTTATTTCAAGCCATACCCTCGGCTAGTTATTCCAAGTTTAACCCATAAGACGCATACTGTGAACAACATATTTGTTTATTGCGAAATTGAGGACGGAAAGGTCGCCGACGTAAGTCTTGAGCTACTTACCAAAGGCCGTTCTCTCGCCACTCAACTTGGATGTAAGTTGGAGGCACTTGCCATTGGCTTCAAACTCGATGGTATTGAAAAAGAACTCTTCCCTTATGGGGTGGACGTAGTTCATATTGCCGATGATAAACGGTTGGCTCCCTTCACTACGCTGCCTCATTGCGCTATTATAGTAGGTGTGTTTGAGCAAGAAAAACCTCAAATCGCCATCTTTGGAGCAACTTCGGTTGGCCGGGACTTAGGTCCACGCGTCTCCTCTGCACTGCATAGCGGCCTCACCGCCGATTGCACCAGCCTGGAGATTGGCAGCCATACCGATAATAAGACCAATACGGTTTACGAAAACCTTCTCTATCAAATTCGTCCAGCCTTTGGCGGTAATATCATTGCTACCATCATAAACCCCGATCATCGTCCACAAATGGCCACGGTGCGTGAAGGTGTAATGAAAAAGGAGATTTTTTCCACTAGCCATAAAGGGGAAGTAAAGAAGATTGATGTTGCGAAGTTGGTGAAATCCGAAGATTTCATTGTTCGAATCATCGAACGACATATCGAAGAGCGTAAGATTGACCTCAAGGGGGCTCCCATTATTATTGGTGGCGGTTATGGTGTTGGCTCTGCCGACAACTTTAAGCTTCTTTTCGAATTGGCAGAAGTTTTGGGTGGCGAAGTTGGTGCCTCCCGTGCAGCTGTTGATGCCGGATATGTTGAGCACGCTCGGCAGGTTGGTCAAACCGGAATTACGGTTCGCCCAAAACTCTACATTGCATGCGGTATCTCAGGCCAAATCCAGCATACCGCTGGTATGGACCAATCGGCTATGATCATCTCCATCAATAATGATCCTAATGCGCCAATTAACCAAATTGCCGATTATTGCATCATTGGCGATGTGTCCGAGGTAATCCCACGTATGATTAAGTTCTACAAGAAGAACTCTAAGTAGGGAAGGGCTTTAACCCAATAAAAAAAGAGAAAATGGAAAATTTCTATATCGACAATAAGGACATTAAGTTCCATCTCGACCACCCACTAATGAAAAAAATTGTGGCGTTGAAGGAGAAAAACTTCGTGGACAAGGATACCTATGACTATGCGCCAATCGATTTTGAGGATGCGGTAGACAGCTACGATAAGGTGCTGGAAATAATAGGTGAGATTAGCGGTAGTATCATTGCTCCTAATGCAGAATCGGTTGATGCTGAAGGTCCCGAGGTTATCAATGACCATGTAAAGTATGCTCGTGGTACTTCTGAAAACCATAAAGCGCTTGTTGAAGCCGGTCTTTACGGTATTTCACTTCCTCGCAAGTACAATGGGCTTAACTTCCCAATGGTGGTCTACGTTATGGCTGGAGAACTCGTTTCCCGTGCCGACGCAGGTTTTGCCAATATTTGGGGTCTCCAAGATTGTGCTGAAACGTTACATGAGTTTGCCACCGAAGAGCAGAAGATGCACTATCTGCCACAAACGGCTGATGGTAAAACCTATGCCATGGATCTTACCGAGCCGGATGCTGGTTCTGATCTTCAAAAAGTGATGCTCAAGGCTCACTACGATGAAAAGAGAGGCACTTGGTTGCTCAATGGTGTAAAACGCTTTATTACCAACGGCGATGCCGATATTAGCCTTGTTCTTGCTCGTTCCGAAGAGGGAACCACCGATGCTCGGGGGTTGTCGCTTTTCGTCTACGACAAGAGTCATAATACAATGAAAGTAAGGAGAATTGAACATAAGTTAGGTATCATTGGATCCCCAACGTGTGAACTCGTCTTTACTAATGCCCCTGCTGAATTGATTGGCGATCGCAAAATGGGACTTATCAAGTATGTAATGTCTCTTATGAATGGCGCTCGGTTAGGTGTTGGCGGACAAAGTGTTGGGCTTTCTGAAGCCGCATACCGTGAAGCTGTTAAGTATGCCAATGAGCGGACCCAATTCGGAAAGCCAATTATTAAGTTTCCTGCAGTATATGAGATGCTCACTGACATGCGCGTCAAGTTGCATGGCTCTCGTTCGTTGCTCTATGAAACCAGCCGTTTTGTAGATATTTACAAGGCATACATGCACGTGGCAAGTGAGCGTAAGCTGGAGAAGGAGGAGCGCGATGAAATGAAGGAGTATCAAAAACTTGCTGATGCTTACACTCCACTGTTAAAAATGTTGACTTCGGAGTATAGCAATCAAATTGCCTACGATTCACTTCAAATTCATGGTGGTGCTGGTTTTATGAAGGATTTTCCTATTGAACGAATCTATCGTGACGCACGTATCACCACCATTTACGAAGGAACATCTCAACTTCAAGTTGTTGCTGCGATTAAGGGTGTTACCACGGGTGTTTACTTGAGCCAAATGAAGGCTTACGCTCAAACTGAGATTGCTCCAGATCGTGAGCATTTGCGTCGTACTTTGGTTGAAATGACCGAAGAGTATGCTCAAACTTCAGCTAGGGTTATAGAAGTGAATGATGCTGAATATCTCGACTTCCACGCACGTAGGCTTGTAGAAATGGCCGGAAACATTATTCTCGGATTCTTACTCTTACTGGATTCAACTAGGGAAGAACTCTTTCTTAATTCTGCCGAAATCTTTGTACGCAAAGGTGAGGGTCAGAACCGAGATAAAGCCGTTTATATTAAGAATTTTGAACTAAAAGATATTGGTCATTTTAAAATGACTGAATAAATAGGAAAAAGCCCGGTTGCTCCGGGCTTTTTTTATATATTTAACCAACGAAATATTGCAATTGGTCAATTGCTTGTCAACCTTTTTTCGAATTGATTGTATATATTGTTGTTGTTTGATAAATCTAATGGAAATGAAAGAGCAAATGATGTCAGTGGTAGAGGCGATGAGAAGGCGTGTAGATGCCAATCTAACTTCAATTCGCGCCACGGAACAAAAAATTCGGCTGCTGCTTAAAGAACCTGTTTCGGATAAGCGGTCAAAGGATCTTGAAGTTCTTTTTGCTAAAAACAGGAAACTGCTCGAAGAGAATAAAATTGCGCTCGCTATTCAACTTAATATCTTGGATTATATTCGCTTTTACGGTGAGATCTTTGAGAATTCTCTGCATTCAGGCGAGGAAAACGAATCTAATTCGGCTAATGCTGCATCTGCAAAAGATTCCGAAGTGGACGATTCCGTTAATCCTTATATTGGAGACGATTCCGACGAGGATGAATTTATTGATGAGGATGATGATCAATTCGATGATGTAGCGTATGATAGAAATATCTTCTTTGAGAATGTAATTAAAGGAAAATCTGTTTACAACGAGCATCACCTTTTTTGGGAAGATGAGGAGTTCTTTTCTAAACTCATAAACTTCTACATTCAAGCCGAAAACTATGAAGCATGTGCTAAAATAAAGGAGGCACGCAAAGACTTGTAAGTTGGGCTAGTTTGTATACACCATAAAATTCCCTAAATTTACTGCATTTAGGGATTTTTTATGTCGAATATCCAAGGAAAATCAGTTGTCTTTATTGGAGCAGGGGGGCTTGCTTGGAGTTTGAGCGTTGCTCTTCATGCTGCTGGCATTCGTGTTATCCAAATTGTTAGCCCAAACATCCTCAACGGCCAAGCCTTGGCCAAAAAAATGGGTGCAACCCATGCAACCTCATTTAAGGATATAGCGCATGCCGACTTTTACTTTCTTGCGCTTCCCGACCGGGTGATTGAATCGGTAGCGAAATCTATTTCGTTTCCGCCCAACGCTTTTGTAATACACTCATCAGGGAGTGTTTACCTTAATTCCCTCTCAGCACTCTTTCCTAATGCGGGTGTTCTGTATCCGTTGCAAACTTTTACTCGAGGAAGGGTTGTCTCCTTGGACAATGTTCCCATTTTTGTGGAGGCTGCTACCGAGCAATCCCTATCTATCATTACTACTCTAGCATCTACTATCACTACCAATGTGATTGCGATTAATTCTGAGCAACGCCGAAATATTCATCTAGCTGGCGTTATAGCCAATAATTTCACTAATTATCTCTTGGAATTAGGGGACGAATGGATGGAGGCCAATGGGTTTTCGTTACATTTGCTCCAACCATTGATGGCCGAAACCGTAAAAAAAGCGTTTGAAGTTTCGCCAAGTTTATCCCAAACTGGACCTGCCAGTAGACTCGATACTTCTGTGGTTGAAACGCATTTGAAAATGCTTGCAAATTTGCCAGAACTACAGAAACTATATGGTGTGTTTTCCGATAGTATAATAGCGAAGACCAAACTCCGAAATTATAACGATACCAAGAAATAATGAGTAAATTTTTCAAAGACGAGCTTAAAAAGGTAAAGGCTTTTGCCTTTGATGTGGATGGCGTTTTTACCGATGGAA contains:
- a CDS encoding electron transfer flavoprotein subunit alpha/FixB family protein encodes the protein MNNIFVYCEIEDGKVADVSLELLTKGRSLATQLGCKLEALAIGFKLDGIEKELFPYGVDVVHIADDKRLAPFTTLPHCAIIVGVFEQEKPQIAIFGATSVGRDLGPRVSSALHSGLTADCTSLEIGSHTDNKTNTVYENLLYQIRPAFGGNIIATIINPDHRPQMATVREGVMKKEIFSTSHKGEVKKIDVAKLVKSEDFIVRIIERHIEERKIDLKGAPIIIGGGYGVGSADNFKLLFELAEVLGGEVGASRAAVDAGYVEHARQVGQTGITVRPKLYIACGISGQIQHTAGMDQSAMIISINNDPNAPINQIADYCIIGDVSEVIPRMIKFYKKNSK
- a CDS encoding Rossmann-like and DUF2520 domain-containing protein, which codes for MSNIQGKSVVFIGAGGLAWSLSVALHAAGIRVIQIVSPNILNGQALAKKMGATHATSFKDIAHADFYFLALPDRVIESVAKSISFPPNAFVIHSSGSVYLNSLSALFPNAGVLYPLQTFTRGRVVSLDNVPIFVEAATEQSLSIITTLASTITTNVIAINSEQRRNIHLAGVIANNFTNYLLELGDEWMEANGFSLHLLQPLMAETVKKAFEVSPSLSQTGPASRLDTSVVETHLKMLANLPELQKLYGVFSDSIIAKTKLRNYNDTKK
- a CDS encoding acyl-CoA dehydrogenase family protein is translated as MENFYIDNKDIKFHLDHPLMKKIVALKEKNFVDKDTYDYAPIDFEDAVDSYDKVLEIIGEISGSIIAPNAESVDAEGPEVINDHVKYARGTSENHKALVEAGLYGISLPRKYNGLNFPMVVYVMAGELVSRADAGFANIWGLQDCAETLHEFATEEQKMHYLPQTADGKTYAMDLTEPDAGSDLQKVMLKAHYDEKRGTWLLNGVKRFITNGDADISLVLARSEEGTTDARGLSLFVYDKSHNTMKVRRIEHKLGIIGSPTCELVFTNAPAELIGDRKMGLIKYVMSLMNGARLGVGGQSVGLSEAAYREAVKYANERTQFGKPIIKFPAVYEMLTDMRVKLHGSRSLLYETSRFVDIYKAYMHVASERKLEKEERDEMKEYQKLADAYTPLLKMLTSEYSNQIAYDSLQIHGGAGFMKDFPIERIYRDARITTIYEGTSQLQVVAAIKGVTTGVYLSQMKAYAQTEIAPDREHLRRTLVEMTEEYAQTSARVIEVNDAEYLDFHARRLVEMAGNIILGFLLLLDSTREELFLNSAEIFVRKGEGQNRDKAVYIKNFELKDIGHFKMTE